A section of the Oncorhynchus gorbuscha isolate QuinsamMale2020 ecotype Even-year linkage group LG04, OgorEven_v1.0, whole genome shotgun sequence genome encodes:
- the fadd gene encoding protein FADD, with translation MSAFNSFLLKISGELVGDQLEKMKFLCIKEIGKGRLEKMTSGLQLFTGLMERNKLGPDNTVFLVSLLKDIGRLDLADNITNCESQYAGSPNDLPNDEEQAKLDIATKVITDNLGRKWRAYGRKLGLPEAKLDHIAQKHPNDLEEQVVEVLKEWRKMQKSDAKTDTLIKALRSCDQNYTADLIQAELEKLKANGRQ, from the exons ATGAGCGCATTTAACAGCTTTTTGCTGAAGATTTCAGGCGAACTTGTTGGTGATCAATTGGAGAAAATGAAGTTCCTTTGTATTAAAGAAATAGGGAAAGGTCGCCTCGAGAAGATGACCAGTGGTTTACAACTTTTCACGGGTTTAATGGAAAGAAATAAACTTGGACCTGACAACACGGTATTTCTAGTTTCGCTTTTGAAAGACATTGGTCGCCTAGATCTTGCAGACAACATTACCAACTGTGAAAGTCAATATGCTGGATCACCGAATGATCTTCCTAACGATGAGGAGCAAG CAAAGCTTGACATTGCAACCAAAGTGATCACTGACAACCTTGGAAGGAAGTGGCGAGCATATGGCCGTAAACTTGGCCTGCCAGAGGCCAAACTGGATCATATCGCACAGAAGCACCCTAATGACCTGGAGGAGCAAGTGGTGGAGGTTTTGAAGGAATGGCGGAAAATGCAGAAATCTGATGCCAAAACAGACACTTTGATTAAGGCCCTTCGCTCCTGTGATCAGAACTACACTGCTGATCTGATACAGGCAGAACTTGAAAAACTTAAAGCCAATGGTAGACAGTGA